From Vitis vinifera cultivar Pinot Noir 40024 chromosome 3, ASM3070453v1, the proteins below share one genomic window:
- the LOC100247029 gene encoding uncharacterized protein LOC100247029 isoform X1, which yields MGGKKRRRVERPSIHPRNKYSENPPDFALLASLYPSFKPFVFLNRAGRPTIDWTDFNATRELTRVLLLHDHGLNWWIPDGQLCPTVPNRSNYIHWIEDLLSSDIIPKTSTDGNNVRGFDIGTGANCIYPLLGASLLGWSFVGTDVTDVALEWAEKNVKSNPHISELIEIRKVESDGSTPSGEGLHIGESFIVEGEKDLSGINAGDTEPLPSCSLDADLGSNKSYHGPPVLLGILKDGENLDFCMCNPPFFETMEEAGLNPKTSCGGTPEEMVCPGGEKAFITRIIDDSVILKQSFRWYTSMVGKKTNLKILVSKLRNVGVTIVKTTEFVQGQTCRWGIAWSFVPSARKLILPHVAKKNNQSFMLEGLQRQFSAINVLQSVESFFCTIGASCKSNASSFTVDVAISNDHCNAILKTEVQGYNELNNYQYMQEICDGSSFPPSFEELCFRILVFQQIPGTLLVRGSLKDRESPGSGSDLPIYHFLLKLYILYHSRQIKNF from the exons ATGGGTGGCAAGAAGAGGAGGAGAGTGGAGCGGCCGTCGATACATCCCAGAAACAAGTACTCCGAAAACCCGCCCGATTTCGCCCTCTTGGCTTCCCTCTACCCATCCTTCAAGCCCTTCGTTTTCTTGAACCGCGCTGGTCGACCCACAATCGATTGGACCGATTTCAACGCCACCCGAGAGCTGACCCGAGTGCTTCTCCTCCACGACCATGGCCTAAATTG GTGGATTCCTGATGGGCAGCTTTGCCCTACAGTTCCAAACAGATCAAACTATATCCATTGGATTGAAGATCTTCTGTCTTCTGACATTATTCCTAAGACAAGCACTGATGGAAATAATGTGAGGGGTTTTGACATTGGAACTGGAGCCAATTGCATTTACCCACTTCTTGGTGCATCTCTTTTGGGATGGAGCTTTGTTGGGACAG ATGTGACAGATGTAGCGCTGGAGTGGGCAGAGAAGAATGTTAAAAGTAATCCGCATATTTCAGAATTAATTGAAATTAGAAAGGTTGAAAGTGATGGCAGCACCCCTTCTGGGGAGGGGTTGCATATTGGTGAGTCATTCATTGTTGAAGGTGAAAAAGATTTAAGTGGAATTAATGCGGGGGACACAGAGCCTTTGCCCTCATGTTCACTTGATGCAGATTTGGGTTCAAATAAAAGTTATCATGGGCCTCCTGTGCTCCTTGGCATCCTGAAGGATGGTGAGAATCTTGACTTCTGTATGTGTAATCCTCCATTTTTTGAGACCATGGAGGAAGCAGGACTTAACCCAAAAACTTCATGTGGGGGGACCCCAGAGGAGATGGTTTGCCCTGGAGGAGAGAAGGCTTTTATAACACGTATCATTGACGATAGTGTGATTTTGAAGCAATCTTTTCG GTGGTACACTTCGATGGTTGGGAAGAAAACAAACCTGAAGATCCTTGTATCAAAGCTTCGGAATGTTGGAGTGACCATAGTTAAGACAACTGAATTTGTCCAAGGCCAAACATGTCGTTGGGGGATTGCTTGGTCTTTTGTGCCTTCTGCCAGGAAGTTGATATTGCCTCATGTAGCCAAGAAGAACAATCAGTCTTTCATGCTTGAG GGTCTTCAACGCCAATTTAGTGCCATAAATGTGCTACAATCAGTTGAGTCCTTTTTCTGCACTATCGGTGCATCCTGTAAATCCAATGCTTCCTCGTTTACAGTTGAT GTTGCTATATCAAATGATCACTGTAATGCAATCCTGAAGACTGAAGTGCAAGGTTACAATGAACTCAACAATTACCAGTATATGCAAGAGATTTGCGATGGTTCAAGTTTCCCCCCTTCGTTTGAAGAACTATGCTTCCGCATTTTG GTTTTTCAGCAAATTCCTGGGACGCTTTTGGTGAGAGGATCATTAAAAGATAGAGAAAGCCCAGGCTCAGGTTCTGATCTGCCTATTTACCATTTCCTACTTAAACTGTATATTCTTTACCATTCTAGACAAATAAAGAATTTTTGA
- the LOC100247029 gene encoding uncharacterized protein LOC100247029 isoform X3: MGGKKRRRVERPSIHPRNKYSENPPDFALLASLYPSFKPFVFLNRAGRPTIDWTDFNATRELTRVLLLHDHGLNWWIPDGQLCPTVPNRSNYIHWIEDLLSSDIIPKTSTDGNNVRGFDIGTGANCIYPLLGASLLGWSFVGTDVTDVALEWAEKNVKSNPHISELIEIRKVESDGSTPSGEGLHIGESFIVEGEKDLSGINAGDTEPLPSCSLDADLGSNKSYHGPPVLLGILKDGENLDFCMCNPPFFETMEEAGLNPKTSCGGTPEEMVCPGGEKAFITRIIDDSVILKQSFRWYTSMVGKKTNLKILVSKLRNVGVTIVKTTEFVQGQTCRWGIAWSFVPSARKLILPHVAKKNNQSFMLEGLQRQFSAINVLQSVAISNDHCNAILKTEVQGYNELNNYQYMQEICDGSSFPPSFEELCFRILVFQQIPGTLLVRGSLKDRESPGSGSDLPIYHFLLKLYILYHSRQIKNF, from the exons ATGGGTGGCAAGAAGAGGAGGAGAGTGGAGCGGCCGTCGATACATCCCAGAAACAAGTACTCCGAAAACCCGCCCGATTTCGCCCTCTTGGCTTCCCTCTACCCATCCTTCAAGCCCTTCGTTTTCTTGAACCGCGCTGGTCGACCCACAATCGATTGGACCGATTTCAACGCCACCCGAGAGCTGACCCGAGTGCTTCTCCTCCACGACCATGGCCTAAATTG GTGGATTCCTGATGGGCAGCTTTGCCCTACAGTTCCAAACAGATCAAACTATATCCATTGGATTGAAGATCTTCTGTCTTCTGACATTATTCCTAAGACAAGCACTGATGGAAATAATGTGAGGGGTTTTGACATTGGAACTGGAGCCAATTGCATTTACCCACTTCTTGGTGCATCTCTTTTGGGATGGAGCTTTGTTGGGACAG ATGTGACAGATGTAGCGCTGGAGTGGGCAGAGAAGAATGTTAAAAGTAATCCGCATATTTCAGAATTAATTGAAATTAGAAAGGTTGAAAGTGATGGCAGCACCCCTTCTGGGGAGGGGTTGCATATTGGTGAGTCATTCATTGTTGAAGGTGAAAAAGATTTAAGTGGAATTAATGCGGGGGACACAGAGCCTTTGCCCTCATGTTCACTTGATGCAGATTTGGGTTCAAATAAAAGTTATCATGGGCCTCCTGTGCTCCTTGGCATCCTGAAGGATGGTGAGAATCTTGACTTCTGTATGTGTAATCCTCCATTTTTTGAGACCATGGAGGAAGCAGGACTTAACCCAAAAACTTCATGTGGGGGGACCCCAGAGGAGATGGTTTGCCCTGGAGGAGAGAAGGCTTTTATAACACGTATCATTGACGATAGTGTGATTTTGAAGCAATCTTTTCG GTGGTACACTTCGATGGTTGGGAAGAAAACAAACCTGAAGATCCTTGTATCAAAGCTTCGGAATGTTGGAGTGACCATAGTTAAGACAACTGAATTTGTCCAAGGCCAAACATGTCGTTGGGGGATTGCTTGGTCTTTTGTGCCTTCTGCCAGGAAGTTGATATTGCCTCATGTAGCCAAGAAGAACAATCAGTCTTTCATGCTTGAG GGTCTTCAACGCCAATTTAGTGCCATAAATGTGCTACAATCA GTTGCTATATCAAATGATCACTGTAATGCAATCCTGAAGACTGAAGTGCAAGGTTACAATGAACTCAACAATTACCAGTATATGCAAGAGATTTGCGATGGTTCAAGTTTCCCCCCTTCGTTTGAAGAACTATGCTTCCGCATTTTG GTTTTTCAGCAAATTCCTGGGACGCTTTTGGTGAGAGGATCATTAAAAGATAGAGAAAGCCCAGGCTCAGGTTCTGATCTGCCTATTTACCATTTCCTACTTAAACTGTATATTCTTTACCATTCTAGACAAATAAAGAATTTTTGA
- the LOC100247029 gene encoding uncharacterized protein LOC100247029 isoform X4 — translation MGGKKRRRVERPSIHPRNKYSENPPDFALLASLYPSFKPFVFLNRAGRPTIDWTDFNATRELTRVLLLHDHGLNWWIPDGQLCPTVPNRSNYIHWIEDLLSSDIIPKTSTDGNNVRGFDIGTGANCIYPLLGASLLGWSFVGTDVTDVALEWAEKNVKSNPHISELIEIRKVESDGSTPSGEGLHIGESFIVEGEKDLSGINAGDTEPLPSCSLDADLGSNKSYHGPPVLLGILKDGENLDFCMCNPPFFETMEEAGLNPKTSCGGTPEEMVCPGGEKAFITRIIDDSVILKQSFRWYTSMVGKKTNLKILVSKLRNVGVTIVKTTEFVQGQTCRWGIAWSFVPSARKLILPHVAKKNNQSFMLEGLQRQFSAINVLQSVAISNDHCNAILKTEVQGYNELNNYQYMQEICDGSSFPPSFEELCFRILVFQQIPGTLLVRGSLKDRESPGSGILIASDFMPAVGHCP, via the exons ATGGGTGGCAAGAAGAGGAGGAGAGTGGAGCGGCCGTCGATACATCCCAGAAACAAGTACTCCGAAAACCCGCCCGATTTCGCCCTCTTGGCTTCCCTCTACCCATCCTTCAAGCCCTTCGTTTTCTTGAACCGCGCTGGTCGACCCACAATCGATTGGACCGATTTCAACGCCACCCGAGAGCTGACCCGAGTGCTTCTCCTCCACGACCATGGCCTAAATTG GTGGATTCCTGATGGGCAGCTTTGCCCTACAGTTCCAAACAGATCAAACTATATCCATTGGATTGAAGATCTTCTGTCTTCTGACATTATTCCTAAGACAAGCACTGATGGAAATAATGTGAGGGGTTTTGACATTGGAACTGGAGCCAATTGCATTTACCCACTTCTTGGTGCATCTCTTTTGGGATGGAGCTTTGTTGGGACAG ATGTGACAGATGTAGCGCTGGAGTGGGCAGAGAAGAATGTTAAAAGTAATCCGCATATTTCAGAATTAATTGAAATTAGAAAGGTTGAAAGTGATGGCAGCACCCCTTCTGGGGAGGGGTTGCATATTGGTGAGTCATTCATTGTTGAAGGTGAAAAAGATTTAAGTGGAATTAATGCGGGGGACACAGAGCCTTTGCCCTCATGTTCACTTGATGCAGATTTGGGTTCAAATAAAAGTTATCATGGGCCTCCTGTGCTCCTTGGCATCCTGAAGGATGGTGAGAATCTTGACTTCTGTATGTGTAATCCTCCATTTTTTGAGACCATGGAGGAAGCAGGACTTAACCCAAAAACTTCATGTGGGGGGACCCCAGAGGAGATGGTTTGCCCTGGAGGAGAGAAGGCTTTTATAACACGTATCATTGACGATAGTGTGATTTTGAAGCAATCTTTTCG GTGGTACACTTCGATGGTTGGGAAGAAAACAAACCTGAAGATCCTTGTATCAAAGCTTCGGAATGTTGGAGTGACCATAGTTAAGACAACTGAATTTGTCCAAGGCCAAACATGTCGTTGGGGGATTGCTTGGTCTTTTGTGCCTTCTGCCAGGAAGTTGATATTGCCTCATGTAGCCAAGAAGAACAATCAGTCTTTCATGCTTGAG GGTCTTCAACGCCAATTTAGTGCCATAAATGTGCTACAATCA GTTGCTATATCAAATGATCACTGTAATGCAATCCTGAAGACTGAAGTGCAAGGTTACAATGAACTCAACAATTACCAGTATATGCAAGAGATTTGCGATGGTTCAAGTTTCCCCCCTTCGTTTGAAGAACTATGCTTCCGCATTTTG GTTTTTCAGCAAATTCCTGGGACGCTTTTGGTGAGAGGATCATTAAAAGATAGAGAAAGCCCAGGCTCAG GTATTTTGATTGCCTCAGATTTCATGCCTGCTGTTGGGCATTGCCCTTGA
- the LOC100247029 gene encoding uncharacterized protein LOC100247029 isoform X2: MGGKKRRRVERPSIHPRNKYSENPPDFALLASLYPSFKPFVFLNRAGRPTIDWTDFNATRELTRVLLLHDHGLNWWIPDGQLCPTVPNRSNYIHWIEDLLSSDIIPKTSTDGNNVRGFDIGTGANCIYPLLGASLLGWSFVGTDVTDVALEWAEKNVKSNPHISELIEIRKVESDGSTPSGEGLHIGESFIVEGEKDLSGINAGDTEPLPSCSLDADLGSNKSYHGPPVLLGILKDGENLDFCMCNPPFFETMEEAGLNPKTSCGGTPEEMVCPGGEKAFITRIIDDSVILKQSFRWYTSMVGKKTNLKILVSKLRNVGVTIVKTTEFVQGQTCRWGIAWSFVPSARKLILPHVAKKNNQSFMLEGLQRQFSAINVLQSVESFFCTIGASCKSNASSFTVDVAISNDHCNAILKTEVQGYNELNNYQYMQEICDGSSFPPSFEELCFRILVFQQIPGTLLVRGSLKDRESPGSGILIASDFMPAVGHCP; the protein is encoded by the exons ATGGGTGGCAAGAAGAGGAGGAGAGTGGAGCGGCCGTCGATACATCCCAGAAACAAGTACTCCGAAAACCCGCCCGATTTCGCCCTCTTGGCTTCCCTCTACCCATCCTTCAAGCCCTTCGTTTTCTTGAACCGCGCTGGTCGACCCACAATCGATTGGACCGATTTCAACGCCACCCGAGAGCTGACCCGAGTGCTTCTCCTCCACGACCATGGCCTAAATTG GTGGATTCCTGATGGGCAGCTTTGCCCTACAGTTCCAAACAGATCAAACTATATCCATTGGATTGAAGATCTTCTGTCTTCTGACATTATTCCTAAGACAAGCACTGATGGAAATAATGTGAGGGGTTTTGACATTGGAACTGGAGCCAATTGCATTTACCCACTTCTTGGTGCATCTCTTTTGGGATGGAGCTTTGTTGGGACAG ATGTGACAGATGTAGCGCTGGAGTGGGCAGAGAAGAATGTTAAAAGTAATCCGCATATTTCAGAATTAATTGAAATTAGAAAGGTTGAAAGTGATGGCAGCACCCCTTCTGGGGAGGGGTTGCATATTGGTGAGTCATTCATTGTTGAAGGTGAAAAAGATTTAAGTGGAATTAATGCGGGGGACACAGAGCCTTTGCCCTCATGTTCACTTGATGCAGATTTGGGTTCAAATAAAAGTTATCATGGGCCTCCTGTGCTCCTTGGCATCCTGAAGGATGGTGAGAATCTTGACTTCTGTATGTGTAATCCTCCATTTTTTGAGACCATGGAGGAAGCAGGACTTAACCCAAAAACTTCATGTGGGGGGACCCCAGAGGAGATGGTTTGCCCTGGAGGAGAGAAGGCTTTTATAACACGTATCATTGACGATAGTGTGATTTTGAAGCAATCTTTTCG GTGGTACACTTCGATGGTTGGGAAGAAAACAAACCTGAAGATCCTTGTATCAAAGCTTCGGAATGTTGGAGTGACCATAGTTAAGACAACTGAATTTGTCCAAGGCCAAACATGTCGTTGGGGGATTGCTTGGTCTTTTGTGCCTTCTGCCAGGAAGTTGATATTGCCTCATGTAGCCAAGAAGAACAATCAGTCTTTCATGCTTGAG GGTCTTCAACGCCAATTTAGTGCCATAAATGTGCTACAATCAGTTGAGTCCTTTTTCTGCACTATCGGTGCATCCTGTAAATCCAATGCTTCCTCGTTTACAGTTGAT GTTGCTATATCAAATGATCACTGTAATGCAATCCTGAAGACTGAAGTGCAAGGTTACAATGAACTCAACAATTACCAGTATATGCAAGAGATTTGCGATGGTTCAAGTTTCCCCCCTTCGTTTGAAGAACTATGCTTCCGCATTTTG GTTTTTCAGCAAATTCCTGGGACGCTTTTGGTGAGAGGATCATTAAAAGATAGAGAAAGCCCAGGCTCAG GTATTTTGATTGCCTCAGATTTCATGCCTGCTGTTGGGCATTGCCCTTGA